The following are from one region of the Siniperca chuatsi isolate FFG_IHB_CAS linkage group LG13, ASM2008510v1, whole genome shotgun sequence genome:
- the fem1a gene encoding protein fem-1 homolog A, translating to MDITTAVFNAARDGKLKLIQKLLSNKTPEELEALAEEKTQGGTPLLIASRYGHLDVVDYLLEHCKANVELGGAVNFDGETIEGAPPLWAASAAGHLPVVKTLLKHGASVNNATLTNSTPLRAACFDGHLEIVRYLVEHKADMEVANRHGHTCLMISCYKGHKEIAKFLLDRGADVNRKSVKGNTALHDCAESGSLDIMKMLLKCSARMERDGYGMTPLLAASVTGHTNIVEYLAHQPRTSREERIDALELLGATFVDKKRDLLGAMRYWRRAMELRQPGDKAGSLAKPPPGPPIPAYGCAQEVSTAEELEALITDPDEMRMQALLVRERILGPSHPDTSYYIRYRGAVYADSGNFERCISLWKYALDMQQSNLDPLSPMTASSFLSFAELFSFVLQDRAKGTLSTRITFHDLMTVLGKSVREVERAVAQKDNPPEAPQFTKALSIILHLIFLLEKLECSPEQEHQKKHTVYRLLKLNPRGRSGFTPLHMAVDKETTSVGRYPVGRFPSQAVAALLLECGADVDSRDCENNTPLHIAANNGCPENMALLMKAGAHFDATNAQRKTAYELLDEQSSGHPALYPLNYITLQCLAARAIEKHRLPYRGLISEEMEAFIELH from the coding sequence ATGGATATAACGACGGCGGTTTTCAACGCGGCCAGAGATGGTAAGCTGAAACTTATCCAGAAGTTGCTGAGCAACAAAACTCCTGAGGAGCTGGAGGCTTTAGCCGAGGAGAAAACACAGGGAGGCACCCCTCTGTTGATAGCATCTCGATACGGACATTTAGATGTTGTAGATTACCTCCTTGAACATTGTAAAGCAAATGTTGAACTCGGGGGGGCGGTTAACTTTGACGGCGAGACCATCGAGGGGGCTCCGCCGCTGTGGGCTGCGTCGGCAGCCGGTCACCTCCCTGTGGTTAAGACGCTATTAAAACACGGTGCCTCAGTGAACAACGCAACACTAACTAACTCAACGCCGCTCCGAGCTGCCTGCTTTGACGGTCACCTGGAGATCGTCCGCTACCTGGTGGAGCACAAAGCTGACATGGAGGTAGCCAACCGCCACGGCCACACCTGCCTCATGATCTCCTGTTACAAGGGCCACAAGGAGATAGCCAAGTTCCTCCTGGACCGTGGTGCGGATGTCAACCGCAAGAGTGTGAAAGGGAACACCGCCCTCCACGACTGTGCCGAGTCAGGCAGTCTGGACATCATGAAGATGCTGCTAAAGTGCAGTGCTCGCATGGAGAGAGATGGATATGGTATGACCCCACTCCTCGCTGCAAGTGTAACAGGTCACACCAACATCGTAGAGTACCTCGCCCACCAGCCTCGCACTTCCAGAGAGGAACGCATTGATGCACTTGAACTCCTTGGGGCTACTTTTGTGGACAAAAAGCGGGATCTCTTGGGGGCAATGAGGTACTGGAGAAGGGCCATGGAGCTGAGGCAACCAGGGGATAAAGCTGGATCCCTGGCCAAGCCTCCACCTGGGCCCCCTATCCCTGCCTATGGCTGTGCACAGGAGGTGAGCACTGCAGAGGAACTGGAAGCTTTGATCACAGACCCTGATGAAATGAGGATGCAGGCTTTGTTGGTTCGAGAGCGCATCCTGGGGCCATCGCACCCAGACACCTCTTATTACATCCGCTACAGGGGAGCTGTGTATGCTGACTCAGGCAACTTTGAACGCTGCATCAGCCTGTGGAAATATGCTTTAGACATGCAGCAGAGCAACCTGGACCCTCTCAGTCCCATGACAGCCTCCAGTTTCCTGTCCTTTGCAGagcttttctcttttgttcttcAAGACCGGGCCAAAGGCACCCTGTCAACGCGCATCACCTTTCACGATCTGATGACTGTGCTGGGGAAAAGTGTGAGGGAGGTAGAGAGAGCTGTGGCACAGAAGGACAACCCTCCAGAAGCTCCTCAGTTCACCAAAGCCCTCTCCATCATCCTTCACCTCATCTTTCTACTGGAGAAGCTGGAGTGCAGCCCAGAGCAGGAGCATCAGAAGAAGCACACAGTGTACCGTCTGCTAAAGTTGAACCCTCGAGGTCGGAGCGGCTTCACCCCTCTCCACATGGCTGTAGACAAGGAAACCACGTCTGTGGGCCGCTACCCTGTCGGCCGCTTCCCTTCCCAGGCGGTGGCAGCGCTGCTCCTAGAGTGTGGCGCAGATGTCGATTCACGTGACTGTGAGAACAACACTCCACTGCACATTGCTGCTAACAACGGTTGCCCAGAGAATATGGCACTACTTATGAAGGCCGGGGCTCACTTTGACGCTACAAATGCACAGAGGAAGACAGCCTACGAGCTGCTGGATGAGCAGAGCAGCGGGCACCCGGCCCTCTATCCGCTGAACTACATCACCCTTCAGTGCCTGGCGGCGCGTGCAATTGAAAAGCACAGACTGCCCTACAGGGGACTCATCTCTGAGGAGATGGAGGCTTTCATTGAGCTGCACTGA
- the LOC122886312 gene encoding C2 calcium-dependent domain-containing protein 4C-like, whose protein sequence is MWLLEKLRSSVESSGTQSQPPQTTAIPVSVYANVLTPNKIPDFFIPPKLICCPPEESRTPEPQHCSTLRPSASDHAICSQSPRARSSKNPCSPRLFSRLGGDTRNLQKSANRHIIQIESADEPGAGSVVSVEVNTNADPQSQTAMSLPYVPKAQTSYGFSTLVESPHTRRKESLFHSDPSSPLTSPNSQRRSQGGTLLAPADPNPYRYFSGGESDTCSSAESSPFASPLLSRSASLLRSITQETQAKVSRAKRSLARHSSLSTDDCSSADNSPNMQRRRLRCPPSPAFSGCKSSGLRGAASDLLQREHTVNLHKGGTLRLSTHYDPEAARLRVRVLTAEALYDRQTDIKSINCCVALYLNPGKQQKQRSTIIKNSRNPVFNEDFFFDALPQAKVKSLAMKIKVVNKGTSLRRDVLLGEREVLLSELLAGL, encoded by the exons ATGTGGCTACTGGAGAAGCTCAGGAGCTCTGTGGAGAGCAGTGGGACACAATCCCAGCCCCCGCAGACAACGGCCATTCCTGTCTCTGTTTATGCCAATGTTCTCACTCCAAACAAGATCCCTGATTTCTTCATCCCCCCCAAACTTATCTGCTGCCCACCAGAAGAGTCTCGTACACCAGAACCTCAGCACTGCTCCACGCTACGACCCTCCGCCTCGGACCATGCCATCTGCAGTCAGAGCCCCAGAGCTCGGAGCAGCAAGAACCCCTGCAGCCCTCGCCTCTTTTCCCGCCTGGGAGGAGACACCCGCAATCTCCAGAAGTCAGCCAACCGTCACATCATCCAAATAGAGAGTGCTGATGAGCCAGGTGCCGGATCTGTGGTCAGTGTTGAAGTCAACACTAATGCAGACCCCCAGTCACAGACTGCAATGTCTCTGCCGTATGTCCCCAAGGCTCAGACCTCCTATGGCTTTTCCACCCTGGTGGAGTCTCCTCATACCCGCCGCAAGGAAAGCCTGTTCCACAGCGACCCCAGCAGCCCTCTCACCTCCCCGAACTCCCAGAGGCGCTCCCAAGGGGGAACTCTTCTGGCCCCAGCGGACCCCAATCCCTACCGCTATTTCAGTGGTGGTGAGAGTGACACCTGCTCTTCAGCAGAGTCATCCCCCTTTGCCTCCCCTCTCTTGTCCCGCTCTGCCTCTCTCCTACGTTCCATTACCCAGGAGACACAAGCCAAG GTGTCCCGTGCCAAGCGCTCCCTGGCGCGTCACAGTTCTCTTTCCACTGATGATTGCAGCTCAGCAGACAACAGCCCCAACATGCAGCGCCGCCGCTTGCGCTGCCCCCCCTCTCCTGCCTTCAGTGGATGTAAAAGCAGCGGCTTAAGGGGCGCAGCGTCAGACCTCCTGCAGCGCGAGCACACTGTCAACCTCCACAAGGGGGGGACACTGAGGCTGAGCACTCATTATGACCCAGAGGCAGCTCGGCTAAGGGTGCGCGTGCTCACAGCGGAGGCCCTTTATGACAGGCAGACGGACATTAAAAGCATCAACTGCTGTGTAGCACTCTACCTGAACCCTGgcaagcagcagaaacagaggagCACCATCATCAAGAATAGCAGGAATCCAGTATTCAACGAAGACTTTTTTTTTGACGCCCTGCCCCAGGCAAAGGTAAAGAGTCTGGCCATGAAGATAAAGGTTGTGAACAAAGGAACCAGTTTGAGGAGAGACGTGCTTCTAGGAGAAAGGGAGGTGCTGCTCAGTGAGCTGCTCGCAGGCCTCTAG